GTTGTCAGCGGTGTCAAGATCTTGAAAACGAATGGATAttaagagcgaaggagtttgaaaacgCATGGGAGGACGAGAACTCGaagaaagcctatgctttactaagaCAGtacagcggcaaaatgaaaagatgttctccagtctTAAACACTGCGAATTGAGTCATTGTCGGTAAAGGAACCCTATCTTTGGTTTGATCACTTTAACagcttgctgaaccggcaagcgccATCAGCTCCTGAGCTCGAGCATTTTCAGCGACCGTCATACGCAGTCACCGAGGAACCACCGAcagagtcggaggttctggtctgtattcaaaagatgaagaatgggAAGTCTGGTCAAGACAGAATTAACGTAGATGAGCTGAAATTTCTTCCCTCATCTGGGATTCGCGAAAAAAGGGGGGGGACAcctataaaaatttttttttaaaaaaaaaattttttttttggagaaaaaaaaaatttttttttaaaaaaaaaaaaaaaaaaaattacggacCATCGTGGACCAGCTTATCAAACTTCGCGAAGAAACAGAGCGCGATGAGATGCTTTTGTTATGGCCGACCTACGATATACTAGGTATTCATCGTCAGCAGCTGCAGGTGATGGATTTGGAAGTCAGTGGAGTTAGCTTTTTGAACTTTGGAGTCTCTTTATACTCTTCTCATTGAGGCTATCGTCTCAACGCGCTTTGCGCTGATGGAGTACGAGGAAAGTTTGTTCGCTTACTTGATAACATGAATCAAGGAACAACtcctgcagttcgaacaccgaCCGGGTGTAcaacaacaccgtttgaagtggtgactggagtaagacaaggagcAGTGGCAGGATCCTTTCTGTTCCATTTTCGAGGAACAGTAGATCATTCTATGGACATCCATATCATACTAACACAATCAGGATGCGTCTTGACCGACTTCGAGTATGCTGACGATATTGCGATAGTCTCGGAAAGCAGCACAGAACTTCGGGTAGACCTAGCGTCTACCCGAAGTTAGCTTCAGCTTATGGGTTACGCCTACGTCCTGATAAGTAAAAGCAGTTCTGAGTCTCCTCGACGCCTTCAACAGGAATCAGGGTAGATCAGCCGACCAAACTCGTAGATGAATCCTGCTACTTCTCAACTCCTTGACTAAGTATTTGTGGTCAACTCCCATCGCTATGAAGAGAAGCGGCGAGTCTATCTCTCCTCTCTTCGCCCTATTATGATGTATgaatcggagacttgggcagcatcATCTACAGTAATGGCGAAAATCGACTGCTCAGAGAGGAAACTGCTCTCCGAGAGACGAGAAGAGACGTCTGTTTGGCTACTTCTAGCATGGGGTATACCCCAATGGAGATCTTTATGCGGAAGTCGATGTGGAGTACCGGTGAATGATAAGTGGAAAGTATGAACATCTGACACCGCCAAAaaaagtggctacagaaagTCGTATTCGCTTCTTCGCTAATATTAGAGGGTGATCAGCAGACCGCCTTGTGGAACATGCTCTAAGGATCTTCCCGGATTCAAGCTGTAAGAGGCCTCCTGGCCGGAACTGGAAGTGCTGGACTGAAGTGATGAAAGAGGaactgaggacactcggcttGGATAGGctgttcaggcgagacgtattGTTTCGCAGGAGAcaatggaatagcgacgaattggattgattctgtgcaagctcttgcTGAAGAACGAGTAGGTTCGGCAGAGCTATggtcaaggacgacacacctcggcgaagatgcgggcaatcgcgtcaggcgaccATAACATCGGCTAACCAATTAAATCAAACAAGATATGTGACGGTCCCGCACCGCACTGGCGTTGTACTGATTCTAGATGCAACTTTTTAAAAGTACTATTTGACGCTTTTCATCATGGGTATCAAATAAATTATATCTGCATATCAAAAAGGTTCAGGGTACTTTAGTAGACATCAAAAGATAAATTGACTGTGAAGAGCTGAGAATCTTAATCGCTCAGCACTAGAGTTCGTCAAGAAATAACCATGATGATTAAAGAGGTCAAGTCAGAGCTGATCTGTTTGGTTTGGGTAGCGGATATCGCCAATTCCTCACATCGGTAGGCATGAACTGGAGAAGATGGTTGTAACTATAAGAAGCACTAATACACTAGAACACATGCGTGTGTATGCGAATCAGAAAATCACCGCGGAACCGTTGAGTGAACAACGAGATGCGCTCCTTCCCGCTCGGTACTATCAAACCAATTCAGCACAAAGAACCGCGCTCCGCACTGATCTGTCTGCAAATGCATACATATACTAAATTTCCTAgccatttgtttttctgttttcatgaATATTGTTCTATAGATAAGTGTAATTAACTAGAACAATTAAATTAAGTAGTCGTATAAATCTCCGATAACCTCACCAAATTCCGATGCATAGTAGCAGTGAAGGAACCTTTTCCACTCGATACTCGGTTCGTCGCTTGACACATTCGGGGCATTCCTTTAGTCCTGTTTATCAGTGTCACTCGGATTTCGTTGTGTATTAATGAAGTGGGTGGCGATCACAAACAATGGGCGTTTTATTCGGTACTTGACTATTCATATAATGTATCACCCTGTATGTTTTCCAAACCTGACTTTTTTTGGCCCGGTTCTGATTTGTGGGAATATTTGGGAGTACTCCTTGAACAGTGTAGAAATGCGAAAAATCATCATAGGATCCATCTTACTGTATATAACGTTCGGTAAATATATTTTGTGCAATTGCCAGGTGTTGTTAGCATGGTTGTCATTGAAGAAGTGCAAGAAGGCTCTAGTATAACCGAAACAGTAAAGAAGctgaaagaagaagggaaCAGGAATTTCGGTCAGGGAGATTGGGTAGCTGCATCCGAAAAATACAAGGTTCATTTTTCCCTCTTATCCCTAGTCTTCCATGATTTGACATTAATTGTTTAGGAGGCGTTGGATATTTGTCCTCCTGAAGCAGAGTCTGTTCGATCGATCCTACTCTCCAACTTGTCGGCCGCCTATATCAAACAGACACAGTGGGAAGCAGCAGCGGAAGCTGCTACTGAAGCTATAAAGGTTgtatttcactcttttttcacaaaaagatATGCTCTGTGGAATTTGAGCCTATATCTTAACCTGTGTAAACAAAAACCTGTAAACCCAgtaaaattcttggaaattttttgttttagaatgACACCAAAAACTTCTCGTCATAAAAACGCGGATGTCTTGCATGAGTTCGATCCATTTATATCTCATCTGTCTTTTGCGCTTGTTCCTCAGGATTTATCTTGCTATTCTTCCACAGATAAGAAGGAAAACTTCAAAGAAAGGGGTTATTCCTAGGGCCTTCCTACTCAATGACTGCTGTAGGAGGATATGAATTTACAGGCTAACGTGCCAAACGAGAAGGCACTGGAGCGACGAGCTTTTGCGTATTCAAACATTCCGGAAAAGTACCAAAACGCAGTCGACGACTACGAAACGTTAAAGGCAAGTTATTTATTCTCTATACTCAGTAATATAACGTGAATAAGTAACACATCACTTCTGTTGTTCATGTCTAGGAGCAATTCCCACAACGAACGCAGTACACCGCAAAAATCCgagaaatacaaaagaaaattgaagttCGAAATGAACAGATGAAGGACGACATGATTAATAAATTGAAACAGCTCGGTCGGCTTATGTGAAAATCTTGTTTCAAATTGCCTTTTCATTAATATCTGTTATAGGCGACGTGTGTCTGCGCCCGTTTGGTTTGTCTACGAATAGTTTTCAACTAACACCGAATGCAGAAGGTGGATATAGCATatccttgaaaaataaagagaatccTAAGGAAGACGAAGAGGAAACTTCATGACATTATTCTTGTACGGAATAAAATGCTCTAATAATGTAACAATGTGGTTGCTATATCCGCAGCAAGGCTTGGACATTTAAATCCAAAGAAACCATGCTTACTACTTGTTATATTTCTACTcccattatatttatttatactattCATTCTACATACAATCGTCCTAGAAAAGGTTCGATCACCAGAAGTACTTCCCAATGGACTCTGGTATCCACTTGTCGTAAAATTTCGGGGCTGCATATTCCGAGTGATGGCGCCAAAAATGCTCTTTGAAGAACAAATCCTTATGTGAATGTGCAAAAACCTGAAATGCACGTTAAATGGACGAAGTTAGGATGACGTAAACACAAGCACAGAtaacaaagagaagaaaataagcacCTCGGGCTGCATTGGATCCCACCATTTGTCACCGAGGGTGAAGTACACAGGTTCGCCGTACCAGGTTCCTGAAATATTTACAGAAGGAtagtaaaaaaaggattacTGAAAGTGGTCTTAGCACTTATAGGAAAAGTCATTCCATGAAAATCGCGAATTAGTAGAGAAAATTCAATATAACAAAGTCCAAAACGAGATATACTTTTAAGTTTTCTCCCGTGTATTTCTCATATTCATATTCTCATATTTCTACTTCGCACTTGTAATTTGTTGACTAGCTGTGGCAGCAGTGCTGCCCAACATTCATTGTTCCAGCTTGCATGGAGAACACAAGAGTGACCAAAACAGAGTAAATGAGGAACCTAACATCAAGACCAGCGGTTTACGATGTAATAAACAGAGAGAGAGACTTCTCGAGTATACCATAACTAAGAAGAAAGTCTATGAAAACCAACAAGTCCGAGAATCATCATCTAGATACTGTCGAAATTAGATTGCTGCAGGAGATGCGGTTGAATACAGGAAGAGAGCGCTATTTTCCTAGAAACACTCGGCAACTGCTGCCATTCGCCGAGCTCATATGGTGGAGAATACTTGATGTAGTTCGCCCCAACTAAACCCGGTAAAGGATTGAAAAGGCAcccaaaaaaagtaaagcagtGGGTACCTGACTGACTTAATCGGTATTCTGGTATTATTGTCTGACGCAGCTGCTCGCATCTTCGCCGTGAGGTGTTGTCTTTCAATATAGGTATTCCCTGTAAACCTCCGTCTACAAGAACATCCATACCCCACTGGTTCATGTACTGCGAGACTTTGCGTCGTTAAGGGTGAGCAGGAAAACTAGCGGTTTTCGAAGCAAACAAAGACATCAAGACTGCACGAGAGAAAATCAAGAATCTGCATTCAGgttcatccttctattcacaTCGTTCTACCTGGTTTGagttaaaggaatcaccccatgaatctggcgTGATATGGactttcgttggagtatacctatgtCGGGTCGTAGAATGTAATATATGAATGCGAATGTATGAATACGGcatgattccgctcatctttctctgtatcactgtaaacagacggctttgGAATGTGGTTCCTTACGacatcctctattgcaacgcaccacccttgcacCCCGcgtgcgattcgtcgaaaatccattcggatgccccgataggcagttcatttcattcgatggTGTTTACAGTggtgcagggagagatgagcagaaccacccccgtattcataatctacgacccgatatagagatactccaacaaaaatccagattcgtggggtgatgcctttaaaggatgaaggttaggataaagtgtctggcgctaGTCAACCCACTTGgcatgcgccaacgcgttcacttcaattcggattCTTTTGAGTTTTACGAACGTGCGATTGGCCTATGCAGTAACTTGCGGcaactagccgatgtgtcaagtcggtgtttttatcctcccagagaagtctggtaccagattatcgaccccggagggatcaaaggcttgatgagcactagagcggattcggaGCGGAGACAATACGTATAACTTCGCGTTACGTCAACGAGCCAAAATTGGCGATGCCGCTGCATTCGCTATGGAAATTAAAACAAGTCAAACCAGACACATGATATATTTAAAAGACTGCCGTAGGTCAGATTGCCGTAAGCGAGTAGGTGTCACGAGACAAAAAGCAAGAAGACcagatggtcagatttctccGCAgattccttcagaaaaaagtgatctcCTTCGTGACGGTATAGTGAGTAGAAACTACTAGGGAGTTCGTATGCGCTAGAGACGAATAAGACATTACTGGTGCCCTCTCAGGCAAGCTGAGCATCAAAATGGAGTGAGAGGGGTAATGCACTACTGCTATCAAAAAGTGCTAATG
The Necator americanus strain Aroian chromosome I, whole genome shotgun sequence genome window above contains:
- a CDS encoding hypothetical protein (NECATOR_CHRI.G3239.T1), yielding MADLRYTRYSSSAAAGDGFGSYRLNALCADGVRGKFVRLLDNMNQGTTPAVRTPTGCTTTPFEVVTGVRQGAVAGSFLFHFRGTVDHSMDIHIILTQSGCVLTDFEYADDIAIVSESSTELRVDLASTRSETYCFAGDNGIATNWIDSVQALAEERVGVVSMVVIEEVQEGSSITETVKKLKEEGNRNFGQGDWVAASEKYKEALDICPPEAESVRSILLSNLSAAYIKQTQWEAAAEAATEAIKANVPNEKALERRAFAYSNIPEKYQNAVDDYETLKEQFPQRTQYTAKIREIQKKIEVRNEQMKDDMINKLKQLGDVCLRPFGLSTNSFQLTPNAEGGYSISLKNKENPKEDEEETS
- a CDS encoding hypothetical protein (NECATOR_CHRI.G3239.T2), whose translation is MADLRYTRYSSSAAAGDGFGSYRLNALCADGVRGKFVRLLDNMNQGTTPAVRTPTGCTTTPFEVVTGVRQGAVAGSFLFHFRGTVDHSMDIHIILTQSGCVLTDFEYADDIAIVSESSTELRVDLASTRS
- a CDS encoding hypothetical protein (NECATOR_CHRI.G3239.T3), producing MMYESETWAASSTVMAKIDCSERKLLSERREETSVWLLLAWGETYCFAGDNGIATNWIDSVQALAEERVGSAELWSRTTHLGEDAGNRVRRP
- a CDS encoding hypothetical protein (NECATOR_CHRI.G3239.T4); this translates as MVVIEEVQEGSSITETVKKLKEEGNRNFGQGDWVAASEKYKEALDICPPEAESVRSILLSNLSAAYIKQTQWEAAAEAATEAIKANVPNEKALERRAFAYSNIPEKYQNAVDDYETLKEQFPQRTQYTAKIREIQKKIEVRNEQMKDDMINKLKQLGDVCLRPFGLSTNSFQLTPNAEGGYSISLKNKENPKEDEEETS